In a genomic window of Glycine max cultivar Williams 82 chromosome 13, Glycine_max_v4.0, whole genome shotgun sequence:
- the PIN6A gene encoding auxin efflux carrier component 6a, with the protein MITGEDLYKVMCAMVPLYFAMLVAYGSVKWCKMFTPDQCSGINRFVAVFAVPILSFHFISMNNPYEMDAKFIVADTLSKLAVLLFLSLWAVFFAGGSLDWLITFFSLATLPNTLVMGIPLLQAMYGDFTQSLMVQLVVLQCTIWYTLLLFLFEYRAATLLIQRQFPGPTAASIAKFDVDGDVISLDGHDMPLRTESETDDHGRIHVRIRRSVSSAPETNSSIGGNTTVVTPRQSNLSNADIFSINTPLHLHEGGGNLAAGASPHLSGYASSDAYSLQPTPRASNFNEMEAGTPVWGRSPVAAGRVCRQSSPVARVLWESPGKCLGDKRQGCKDITMSGTCLSDLFISSCVWNMEMPSLIKASVKIISDAGLGMAMFSLGLFMALQPRIIACGTKRAVMGMVIRFMCGPLVMSASSIVIGLRQDRLHTAIVQAALPQGIVPFIFAREYGLHPDILSTGVIFGMLISLPITLLYYIFLGL; encoded by the exons ATGATAACGGGAGAGGATTTGTACAAGGTGATGTGCGCGATGGTGCCGCTATACTTCGCAATGCTGGTGGCCTACGGTTCAGTCAAGTGGTGCAAGATGTTCACCCCGGACCAGTGCTCCGGCATCAACCGTTTCGTGGCTGTGTTTGCTGTTCCGATTCTCTCCTTCCACTTCATCTCCATGAACAACCCCTACGAGATGGACGCCAAATTCATCGTCGCCGACACGCTATCCAAGCTCGCCGTGCTTCTATTTCTCTCCCTCTGGGCCGTTTTCTTCGCCGGAGGCTCCTTGGATTGgctcatcactttcttctccCTCGCTACCTTGCCCAACACGCTTGTTATGGGCATTCCGCTGCTCCAAGCCATGTACGGCGATTTCACGCAATCGCTCATGGTGCAACTCGTGGTTCTTCAGTGCACCATAtg GTACACTTTACTCCTCTTCTTGTTCGAGTACAGAGCCGCGACACTTCTGATCCAACGGCAGTTCCCGGGGCCAACGGCGGCATCCATAGCGAAATTCGACGTCGACGGCGACGTGATATCCCTTGACGGCCACGACATGCCGCTGCGGACGGAGTCGGAGACCGACGACCACGGCCGGATCCACGTGCGGATCCGCCGCTCCGTCTCGTCGGCGCCGGAGACGAACTCCTCCATCGGCGGCAACACCACCGTCGTGACGCCGCGGCAGTCGAACCTCTCCAACGCGGACATATTCTCGATCAACACGCCGCTGCACCTGCACGAAGGCGGCGGCAACCTCGCCGCCGGCGCAAGCCCCCACCTCTCCGGCTACGCCTCCTCCGACGCGTACTCGCTGCAGCCAACGCCGAGGGCCTCGAACTTCAACGAGATGGAGGCCGGCACGCCCGTGTGGGGGAGGTCACCGGTCGCCGCCGGGAGAGTGTGCCGGCAGTCTTCGCCGGTGGCGAGAGTGTTGTGGGAGTCGCCGGGGAAATGCCTGGGAGATAAGAGACAAGGCTGCAAGGACATTACCATGTCAGGTACGTGTTtgagtgatttatttatttcgtCATGTGT ATGGAATATGGAAATGCCTAGTCTTATCAAAGCATCGGTCAAAATCATCTCAGATGCGGGCCTTGGGATGGCTATGTTTAGCTTAG GGCTTTTCATGGCCCTTCAGCCTCGTATCATAGCTTGCGGTACCAAAAGAGCAGTCATGGGCATGGTCATTCGCTTCATGTGTGGGCCTCTTGTAATGTCTGCTTCTTCAATTGTCATTGGATTAAGACAAGACAGACTTCACACTGCCATTGTACAG GCTGCTCTTCCACAGGGGATAGTGCCATTTATATTTGCAAGGGAATATGGATTGCATCCTGATATTTTGAGCACAGG GGTTATCTTTGGCATGTTAATATCCTTACCAATAACTCTCTTATATTACATATTTCTTGGCTTatga
- the PIN6A gene encoding auxin efflux carrier component 6a isoform X1 — translation MITGEDLYKVMCAMVPLYFAMLVAYGSVKWCKMFTPDQCSGINRFVAVFAVPILSFHFISMNNPYEMDAKFIVADTLSKLAVLLFLSLWAVFFAGGSLDWLITFFSLATLPNTLVMGIPLLQAMYGDFTQSLMVQLVVLQCTIWYTLLLFLFEYRAATLLIQRQFPGPTAASIAKFDVDGDVISLDGHDMPLRTESETDDHGRIHVRIRRSVSSAPETNSSIGGNTTVVTPRQSNLSNADIFSINTPLHLHEGGGNLAAGASPHLSGYASSDAYSLQPTPRASNFNEMEAGTPVWGRSPVAAGRVCRQSSPVARVLWESPGKCLGDKRQGCKDITMSDKEISFRDSTKVPMPGEAAEPKDTVANNQKMPHAFVMIRLILVVVGRKLSRNPNTYSSVLGLLWSLISFKWNMEMPSLIKASVKIISDAGLGMAMFSLGLFMALQPRIIACGTKRAVMGMVIRFMCGPLVMSASSIVIGLRQDRLHTAIVQAALPQGIVPFIFAREYGLHPDILSTGVIFGMLISLPITLLYYIFLGL, via the exons ATGATAACGGGAGAGGATTTGTACAAGGTGATGTGCGCGATGGTGCCGCTATACTTCGCAATGCTGGTGGCCTACGGTTCAGTCAAGTGGTGCAAGATGTTCACCCCGGACCAGTGCTCCGGCATCAACCGTTTCGTGGCTGTGTTTGCTGTTCCGATTCTCTCCTTCCACTTCATCTCCATGAACAACCCCTACGAGATGGACGCCAAATTCATCGTCGCCGACACGCTATCCAAGCTCGCCGTGCTTCTATTTCTCTCCCTCTGGGCCGTTTTCTTCGCCGGAGGCTCCTTGGATTGgctcatcactttcttctccCTCGCTACCTTGCCCAACACGCTTGTTATGGGCATTCCGCTGCTCCAAGCCATGTACGGCGATTTCACGCAATCGCTCATGGTGCAACTCGTGGTTCTTCAGTGCACCATAtg GTACACTTTACTCCTCTTCTTGTTCGAGTACAGAGCCGCGACACTTCTGATCCAACGGCAGTTCCCGGGGCCAACGGCGGCATCCATAGCGAAATTCGACGTCGACGGCGACGTGATATCCCTTGACGGCCACGACATGCCGCTGCGGACGGAGTCGGAGACCGACGACCACGGCCGGATCCACGTGCGGATCCGCCGCTCCGTCTCGTCGGCGCCGGAGACGAACTCCTCCATCGGCGGCAACACCACCGTCGTGACGCCGCGGCAGTCGAACCTCTCCAACGCGGACATATTCTCGATCAACACGCCGCTGCACCTGCACGAAGGCGGCGGCAACCTCGCCGCCGGCGCAAGCCCCCACCTCTCCGGCTACGCCTCCTCCGACGCGTACTCGCTGCAGCCAACGCCGAGGGCCTCGAACTTCAACGAGATGGAGGCCGGCACGCCCGTGTGGGGGAGGTCACCGGTCGCCGCCGGGAGAGTGTGCCGGCAGTCTTCGCCGGTGGCGAGAGTGTTGTGGGAGTCGCCGGGGAAATGCCTGGGAGATAAGAGACAAGGCTGCAAGGACATTACCATGTCAG ATAAAGAAATCAGCTTCAGAGACAGCACCAAAGTCCCTATGCCGGGGGAAGCTGCAGAACCCAAAGACACAGTTGCCAATAACCAGAAAATGCCACATGCCTTTGTTATGATTAGGCTTATTCTCGTCGTAGTAGGAAGAAAACTTTCTCGAAACCCTAATACATATTCTAGTGTATTAGGACTTCTTTGGTCTCTAATCTCTTTCAA ATGGAATATGGAAATGCCTAGTCTTATCAAAGCATCGGTCAAAATCATCTCAGATGCGGGCCTTGGGATGGCTATGTTTAGCTTAG GGCTTTTCATGGCCCTTCAGCCTCGTATCATAGCTTGCGGTACCAAAAGAGCAGTCATGGGCATGGTCATTCGCTTCATGTGTGGGCCTCTTGTAATGTCTGCTTCTTCAATTGTCATTGGATTAAGACAAGACAGACTTCACACTGCCATTGTACAG GCTGCTCTTCCACAGGGGATAGTGCCATTTATATTTGCAAGGGAATATGGATTGCATCCTGATATTTTGAGCACAGG GGTTATCTTTGGCATGTTAATATCCTTACCAATAACTCTCTTATATTACATATTTCTTGGCTTatga